From a region of the Besnoitia besnoiti strain Bb-Ger1 chromosome I, whole genome shotgun sequence genome:
- a CDS encoding hypothetical protein (encoded by transcript BESB_003450): MLKPGNRKRRSCVDTASGSLLFWGVRCPAKLGAGGNAGANAWCPDGDKCLFCHTESEYFGHPGVYKTVLCSNAKGHSGKTCCFSSSTASSPPQKGQEALLPFCGRTRCCCWKAHGKAELRTELAKAYLPTSRSVKLASEGAATSPSAAAGSCDGWKSLALARRSCALSGGAETGAEGEAPSQRQASCCALAAGSERDTPHASLSIAFRADSNPGTAEGRGAEARRSDDAAGLLCRHFSPSAPAEKVGEDDSSAVGEKASRAAEKGGGEKTKDGKPWASGCVSISGSGESAHGGECGGGDCGGHRDPKGNAPPASPSGDGSLNVFLPDGSLDLALFKVFPCRNRTLLHERKSCPYYHNYRDKRRAPVTYRAEQCDEHFDLDTATIQCSKGDNCERCHNRHELLYHPNIYKQRFCSNLSQNERGGTTCCARGVFCAFAHSRSEIRATLFTKQEEQEPDCQFFVAKFKTVWCPYGSQHDWHTCVYAHTYQDCRRVPAIGYGSEPCPAWSKDLHSADYERRCPHGARCSFSHGSKEQLYHPSYYKTMPCIDYRPPTNEGKAGAASQERGRGRNGGCPRGFLCAFYHDVSERRTPVPPVSSTAGWTFSYSSPLPLAQLKLLQPLFLEPPLFNLDDFEAFGHHSRLTAASRRAANHSEGASSSGAILTSYNHANSFPASSKSQNGRHFPARNGLSPSAVAGGGALPQHASTFSSNFSLSSPGYCAAPVGVPPLPPTSASASAGASLVAPEGDEETASSGLASFGSSPKPGSRSRRASSSYSSASASAVGLPPLASPCGAGASAPATAESPSSGASSRVRADPAEAMDSSVSAGFATQGEFSDAGRRAREDEAVPASSDVGVVAKSDGASCERRGAASRSAAAAEAHKGGAKKENPKRVSLEASAQEHVAPGACEANGQSALSPFVSFSSPTEARVSLEAQRDQEELDFRGARDGRNLHTWSDPSPFASCPPSSASLSSSSLLSSGFSSSSYLKNEEHALHRSTQDQLLLQVAAMLLTNSPSQSEREKMTLAASSRRDEAPRAAEAERGARATHTSVAFSSQSGLPQEPAKVYCAAGGSSAHQVFRHASEIAGASLGASSSSSSVSWNPPAARFSPPLSSSEEGLSLSLMQGQCVADVSRDALSADLSLSERASRAEWTANLASSASFDVFSEQSDVLTDSTALLHPLGAGSLSASSPPLLSGESLDLEARVDHAKAADVVEAPGGEAEDGERQRAENEEWVASTQGSSRRDSAGDAWLSSLAEAAFVSDARCAFPASEPLGLHPTASARRGAWVDGEAEASGAKRAARRGSARDDPAHWPESRPEGRAVLLASLHFDSAVAAPRLFVPAEGPAGAERFPASHGLAISILESSPPVRQMAHAASSYPCSPCGQTEPPNDSNIGAASSASCLNSLLFVGGAEASEDAGWANVVLPERHRDGLGGDSSFPASSNALWGAHWGQVGGDEERGLGPLASSAPPGLVPAPPGLLRTETAAKGEGESHDNTRFASRGNGALNARAKLTEACRGEAGRSDALVRAHGGGEDAKGEQEILRVSTAAVTAVETAAVALWGAFEDEEDEERTRNAAAFGSRKTEECDARTLFHTRLTFLDEATSSLWATRGDGEAREAETGGRKESDGGEKTMALAVAVSSVKEQIKRLKAVLNLLAWKNVVLYVPSGGEAGAGNAEVLRDTLTQAEKMAYRLTRLGESELTEEALASALGGNDAEENFGNIVVVQGIQGERAKAETCHPASAFARLRAYQEKQKEAVAGGRANAPAPALVCLHGSAPSYWRVCEEAESEDAKSRQAGTTPALRSSSCASAPALVLHLVIAASPLALLPQGDSTEALVEAATGRLERPSPGAASHRHVVLPSESLPLWACLFCSPPAASAALALLPVGSASCSRLASRDKGAHKATAEATLSRGKKCAIACIPAAASGDSPTSRSVAEDVTAATAAATVVSGSPASSLSSLPPFADLAPLSPSLQAHSPSSGRGALRFVPLAHVTVGGEAEVARSDEAERGVSLETVASTEASAASSSSVSDLRHARSDRTRRDLDADAASGFEAENRDVKGKALAATLKGSYAEAAGAEKKGAALAATNLPRASKEARGSARKAEKQFREGELLGALLVRELRTVYEVSQRDAEHDEEGETRKSDLQLVFCWAPSHQADEEDLEQPVAVKSEQGPRVDGDSSDRLAVPLATFAATEDRSKLVLRGTAVSRVGAGSSGSSLSRRSTSSSSDLPSLSGLPAALSQPSPWMALRAQRLTRLLAAHGHSRPFLASAAVAGEASRGGGRLCGRYLLLGGVSGAKGAEECADAAARLSSRCASSARATLTLAQLVGGCPAATHLNLSRLSPAALQAKQSPMCLMRVDTEDLEHAVKCANAEAARETDFSCALCGEALAEGAKDATANSAELGVKERRRDGAEGVCCFVKCSYNREGDEQRELDCPHLFHRACAVRLTSLPQRLGAGVRCFCHDFVPRSAFCGETQGENDRSKDTSQCVSESPAASFLPGGSQLESGTSSLSLSFLPYYNGFATSAALEESRHVDAEKDLASCSLFFSSDACGGDGSVASDVVRTCGTATLALPRRLRLLVRDVVVALAHLQELQIRIALQEPPSTQASLSGQKRVEKLEGGAREERASEGGAKALASQSPLKSSFIFSPEDFEVRDEEGRTAMSLASRDLHPRGGDEAQSQVAVVADIFAESVLEKFISFSSRDILDSRRRLYSAAAAELILFICCSGATTRLREGQLRAEETRCRRVGDLSAADNKLRALPCLLQHVLSLLGERSGVANLLPAELRRERRLSEVDVLDRSVSVAEHEGREKREAKGSDAAAQGPAAPLLLLADVLLHPFFWSPQKRLDFVEKLQFFLDEAAPRGKRSFAAASSASDRPALAASLYDFSPFASKKMKDSHRRVQQETIRRDSRAIAEKLAQGWNKKVHAALLRAAAPAQPSGAGGESRKAGLPGDAPTSACAFSNDLCGLLRFIKSLRSSALAVCLNLLTAPAVAELLQMHPVAGDSGRRAGERRARHALLQEFDSVLLEQMNRVHPCLFLFLFSHVVSELRGDPDADRVFGFLSEFLLTGKGFQESFSVEKLL, translated from the exons ATGCTCAAACCCGGGAACCGGAAAC GTCGCAGCTGCGTGGACACGGCTTCAGGCAGTTTGCTTTTCTGGGGCGTGCGATGCCCTGCAAagctcggcgcgggcggaaACGCCGGCGCGAATGCCTGGTGTCCCGACGGTGACAAGTGTCTCTTCTGTCACACCGAGTCCGAGTATTTCGGTCACCCAGGCGTCTACAAGACTGTGCTTTGTTCGAACGCGAAGGGACACTCGGGCAAGActtgctgcttctcctcgtcgacagcgtcttcgcctccgcagaaagGTCAGGAGGCGCTCTTGCCCTTCTGCGGCCGCacacgctgctgctgctggaaaGCCCATGGCAAAGCCGAGCTCCGCACCGAGCTCGCGAAGGCCTACTTGCCCACTAGCAGGAGCGTCAAACTCGCTTctgagggcgccgcgacctcgccatctgccgccgcaggcagctgcgacgGCTGGAAGagtctcgccctcgcgcggaggagctgcgcgctgAGCGGGGGAGCGGAGACcggcgctgaaggcgaggcgccgagccaGCGGCAGGCCTCGTGCTGCGCTCTGGCCGCGGGATctgagagagacacgccacACGCCAGTCTTTCTATCGCATTCCGCGCCGACAGCAACCCAGGCACGGctgaaggcagaggcgctgaagcgaggaggagcgatGACGCTGCGGGCCTGCTTTGCCGGCATTTTTCGCCGtcagcgccggcagagaaggTCGGGGAAGACGACAGCTCGGCTGTCGGGGAGAAGGCATCCAGGGCCGCGgagaaaggcggcggcgagaagacgaaggacgGCAAACCGTGGGCGTCGGGCTGTGTGTCGATCTCCGGCAGCGGGGAGTCCGCTCACGGCGGGGAATGTGGTGGCGGCGACTGCGGGGGCCACAGAGACCCCAAGGgcaacgcgccgccggcgtcgccctccgggGATGGATCTCTGAACGTGTTCCTCCCTGATGGTTCGCTTGACCTTGCGCTCTTCAAGGTCTTTCCCTGCCGCAACCGCACTTTGCTCCACGAGCGAAAGAGCTGTCCTTATTATCACAACTACAGAGACAAACGCAG ggcgccggTCACGTACCGAGCGGAGCAGTGCGACGAGCACTTCGACCTCGATACCGCGACGATCCAATGCAGCAAGGGAGACAA CTGCGAGCGATGTCACAACCGCCACGAGCTCTTATACCACCCCAACATCTACAAGCAGCGTTTCTGCTCCAACTTATCTCAAAAC gagagaggcggcacGACTTGCTGCGCGCGGGGCGTCTTTTGCGCGTTCGCGCACTCGCGGTCGGAGATCCGTGCGACGCTCTTCACTAAGCAGGAGGAGCAGGAGCCGGATTGCCAGTTTTTCGTTGCGAAGTTCAAAACCGTCTGGTGTCCCTACGGCTCGCAGCACGATTGGCACACTTGTGTCTACGCGCATACCTACCAGGACTGCCGCCGAGTGCCAGCCATCG GCTACGGCTCCGAACCCTGCCCCGCGTGGTCAAAGGATCTCCACTCCGCAGACTACGAGCGCCGGTGTCCGCACGG GGCGCGATGCAGCTTCTCTCACGGCAGCAAGGAACAGCTGTATCATCCGTCCTACTACAAGACGATGCCATGTATCGACTATCGTCCGCCGACCAATGAAGggaaggcgggcgccgcgtcgcaggagcgcggccgcggcagaaacggcggctgcccgcgtggcttcctctgcgctttTTACCACGACgtgagcgagaggcgcacgccAGTCCCGCCCGTCTCTTCGACTGCGGGGTGGACGTTCTCCTACTCGTCGCCGCTaccgctcgcgcagctcaaACTTCTCCAGCCGCTCTTTCTCGAACCGCCGCTCTTCAACCTCGACGACTTTGAGGCCTTTGGGCACCACAG TCGCTTgacggcggcgtctcgtcgcgcagcgaaTCACTCGGaaggcgcgtcgtcttccggcGCGATTCTCACCTCGTACAATCACGCGAACTCGTTCCCTGCGTCTTCGAAGAGTCAAAACGGGCGACACTTTCCTGCCCGCAACGGCCTTTCTCCTTCAGCGGTGGCTGGCGGGGGCGCTCTCCCCCAGCACGCCTCGACGTTCTCCAGCaacttctctctctcgtcgccggggtactgcgccgcgcccgtgggcgtccctcctcttccgccgaCTTCGGCTTCGgcctcggcgggcgcgagtcTGGTGGCgcccgagggcgacgaggagacggcgtcgtcggggctcgcctccttcggctcTTCTCCGAAGCCTGGCAGCCGGTCgcgacgcgcctcgtcgtcctaCTCGTCTGCATCCGCTTCGGCTGTtgggctgccgccgctggcctcaccctgcggcgccggggcaAGCGCCCCCGCGACTGCGgagtcgccttcgtcggGAGCCTCCTCTCGAGTGCGCGCAGAccccgcggaggcgatggATAGCTCGGTCAGCGCGGGATTCGCAACCCAGGGCGAGTTTTCTgacgcaggcagacgcgcgagggaggaTGAGGCCGTTccggcgagcagcgacgTCGGCGTCGTGGCAAAGAGCGACGGAGCTTCTTGCGAGAGACGGGGAGCGGCGTCCAgatctgctgcggcagcggaagcTCACAAAGGGGgtgcgaagaaggagaaccCCAAGAGAGTTTCGCTGGAGGCCTCAGCGCAGGAGCATgtggcgcctggcgcctgcgaagcgaACGGTCAGAGCGCCCTGTCCCCTTTTGTCTCCTTTTCGTCTCCCACCGAGGCCCGGGTGTCTCTGGAGGCCCAGCGAGACCAGGAGGAGCTCGActttcgcggcgcgagagacggcagAAATTTGCACACGTGGAGCGACCCGTCGCCGTTTGCCTCGTGCCCACCGAGctccgcttcgctctcttcttccagtCTGCTGTCTTCTGGgttttcgtcttcgtcctaTCTGAAGAACGAGGAACACGCTCTCCATCGATCCACTCAGGAccagctgcttctgcaggTCGCCGCCATGCTGCTGACCAACAGTCCTTCGCAGAGCGAGCGTGAAAAAATGACtctcgccgcgtcctccagaAGGGACGaggccccgcgcgccgcagaggctgagcGTGGAGCTCGTGCGACGCACACCTCTGTTGCATTCTCCTCGCAGTCTGGGCTTCCTCAGGAGCCTGCAAAGGTGTACTGTGCCGCAGGGGGGAGCAGCGCACACCAAGTTTTCCGTCATGCGTCGGAGATTGCGGGAGCGAGCCTCggggcgtcctcctcttcatcctCTGTCAGCTGGaacccccccgccgcgcgtttttccccgcctctctcctcgagcgaagaaggcctCAGCTTGAGCCTGATGCAGGGCCAGTGCGTCGCGGACGTGTCGCGCgacgctctctctgcggacCTGAGTCTGAGCGAGCGAGCGAGTCGCGCGGAGTGGACTGCGAATCTcgcgtcctcggcctccTTCGACGTGTTTTCTGAGCAGAGCGACGTCCTCACAGACTCGACTGCGCTTCTCCATCCGCTGGGCGCCggttcgctctctgcgtcttcgccacCTCTTCTCTCAGGCGAGTCGCTCGACCTCGAGGCGCGAGTCGACCACGCGAAGGCTGCAGACGTCGTGGAGGCCCCCGGAGGtgaggcggaagacggcgagcgccagaGAGCCGAGAATGAAGAGTGGGTCGCCAGCACGCAgggcagcagccggcgcgacagcgcaggagacgcgtggctgtcgtccctcgcagaggccgcgttcgtcagcgacgcgcgctgcgccttcccGGCCTCAGAGCCCCTGGGGCTCCATCCAACCGCTTCCGCGCGACGTGGCGCCTGggtcgacggcgaagcggaggcctccggcgcaaagcgtgccgcgcgcagagggagcgCG cgcgacgaccCAGCCCACTGGCCCGAGTCGCGTCCTGAAGGACGAgctgtcctcctcgcctcccttcaCTTCGactccgctgtcgccgccccccggcTCTTCGTCCCTGCGGAGggccccgccggcgctgagCGGTTTCCGGCCTCCCACGGCCTCGCGATTTCGATTCTTgagtcctcgccgccggtgcGGCAGATGGCGCATGCCGCGTCCTCCTACCCGTGCTCGCCCTGCGGCCAGACCGAGCCGCCCAACGACAGCAACAtcggcgcggcgtcctccgcctcttgcCTCAATTCGCTTCTTTTCGTTGGAGGCGCTGAGGCGTCTGAAGACGCCGGCTGGGCGAACGTCGTCTTGCCGGAGCGCCATCGAGACGGGCTGGGCGGCGACTCCAGCTTCCCTGCCTCGTCGAATGCCCTGTGGGGTGCTCACTGGGGACAGGTCGGCggggacgaggagagaggcctGGGGCCTCTGGCGTCGTCGGCACCTCCCGGGCTCGTTCCGGCACCTCCCGGGCTGCTCAGgacggagactgcggcgaagggcgaagGAGAGTCGCACGACAACACACGTTTCGCCTCTCGGGGCAACGGGGCTCTGAATGCGCGTGCGAAACTCACAGAGGCctgtcgcggcgaggccggccGCAGCGATGCGCTTGTGAGGGCACACgggggcggagaagacgccaaGGGGGAACAGGAAATCCTGAGGGTCTCGACGGCCGCCGTCACAGCTGTCGAGACCGCCGCGGTGGCGCTGTGGGGTGCGttcgaggacgaggaggacgaagagcggacgcggaacgcggcggcgtttgGTTCGCGAAAGACTGAGGAGTGCGACGCGAGGACTCTTTTTCACACGAGGCTGACCTTCCTCGACGAGGCGACCAGCAGTTTGTGGGCGAcgcggggcgacggcgaggcgcgcgaggcggagactgGAGGCCGGAAGGAGAGTGACGGTGGCGAGAAGACGATGGCGTTGGCGGTCGCTGTGAGCAGCGTGAAGGAGCAAATCAAGCGTCTGAAGGCAGTTCTGAATCTTCTCGCGTGGAAAAACGTAGTCCTCTACGTGCCCTCCGGCGGAGAGGCTGGGGCGGGAAACGCGGAAGTCCTCCGCGACACGCTCACGCAGGCCGAGAAGATGGCCTATCGCCTCACACGGCTTGGCGAATCGGAGCTCACTGAG GAGGCTctcgcgtcggcgctcgGGGGCAACGACGCTGAGGAGAATTTCGGCAACATCGTCGTCGTGCAAGGAATCCAGGGCGAGCGAGCCAAGGCAGAGACGTGTCACCCTGcatccgccttcgcgcgtcttcgcgcctaccaggagaagcagaaagaagCGGTCGCCGGGGGACGTGCGAATGCCCCAGCTCCTGCT CTTGTCTGCCTGCACGGCTCGGCGCCGAGCTACTGGCGCGTGTGTGAGGAGGCAGAATCAGAAGATGCGAAGTCGCGGCAGGCAGGCACGACCCCTGCACTGCGTTCTTCGTCCTGCGCATCGGCCCCTGCTCTGGTCCTGCATCTCGTGAttgcggcctcgccgctcgcgctgcttccgcagGGGGACTCGACCGAGGCGCttgtggaggcggcgacagggCGACTGGAGCGCCcctcgcctggcgccgcttcGCACAGGCACGTGGTCCTGCCGTCAGAGTCTCTCCCACTCTGggcgtgtctcttctgttccccgcctgcagcctcggccgcgctcgcgctgctccctGTCGGCTCCGCGTCTTGCAGCAGACTGGCCTCTCGGGACAAAGGCGCGCACAAGGccaccgcggaggcgacgctgtcGCGCGGGAAGAAGTGCGCGATCGCGTGCATCCCGGCTGCTGCTTCGGGAGACTCACCGACCAGCCGAAGCGTCGCTGAGGACGTCACAgctgcgacggcagcggcgacggtTGTCTCCGGGTCGCcggcctcttcgctgtcgtcgctgcctcctttCGCGGACCTGGCGCCCCTCTCCCCTTCGTTGCAGGCCCATTCGCCGTCGTCAGGCAGAGGCGCTTTGCGCTTCGTGCCACTCGCCCACGTGAccgtcggcggcgaagcggaggttgcgcgcagcgacgaggccgagcgaGGCGTCTCCCTGGAGACGGTGGCGAGCACtgaggcctctgcagcctcctcttcgtccgtCTCCGATCtcagacacgcgcgcagcgacaggACCCGACGCGATCTGGACGCCGATGCCGCCAGCGGCTTCGAGGCCGAAAACCGAGACGTGAAGGGGAAGGCGCTGGCCGCCACGCTCAAGGGCAGctacgcagaggcggcgggtgCTGAGAAGAAAGGCGCAGCTCTCGCAGCAACCAACCTGCCACGGGCCTCCAAGGAGGCCCGtggcagcgcgaggaaggctgAGAAGCAGTtcagagaaggcgaactTCTCGGCGCGCTTCTCGTCCGCGAGCTCCGCACCGTCTACGAGGTTTCGCAGCGCGATGCGGAGCACGACGAGGAGGGGGAGACACGGAAGTCTGACCTCCAGCTTGTGTTCTGTTGGGCTCCATCACAccaggcagacgaagaggacctTGAGCAGCCGGTTGCCGTGAAGTCTGAGCAGGGCCCGCGCGTCGATGGCGACTCTTCAG ATCGACTCGCGGTGCCTCTCGCGACGTTCGCGGCTACAGAGGACCGATCGAAGCTGGTGCTTCGGGGGACAGCTGTCTCTCGGGTCGGTGCGGGTTCGTCgggctcgtctctctcgcggcgctcgacttcgtcgtcttcggacttgccgtcgctctctggtTTGCCTGCGGCTTTGTCTCAGCCCTCGCCCTGGATGGCGCTTCGGGCGCAGCGACTGACGCGTCTTCTGGCAGCGCACGGACATTCGCGGCCATTCCTCGCGAGcgctgcggtcgcgggggaggcctctcgcggcgggggacgcctctgcgggcgatACCTCCTTCTCGGCGGAGTGTCGGGCGCCAAGGGGGCAGAAGAATGCGCGGAtgctgccgcgcgtctctcttcgcgctgcgcctccagcgcccgcgccaccCTGACCCTCGCGCAACTCGTGGGGGGCTGCCCGGCTGCGACGCATTTGAATCTCTCCCgactctcgccggcggctctgcaggcgaagcagagcccGATGTGCCTGATGCGCGTGGATACTGAGGACTTGGAGCACGCAGTCAAGTGTGCGAACGCCGAAGCGGCGAGGGAAACGGACTTCTCGTgtgcgctctgcggcgaggccctcgccgagggagcgaaggacgcgacggcgaacaGCGCCGAGCTTGGCGTcaaagagaggcgcagagatggcgcggagggcgtgtGCTGCTTCGTGAAATGCTCATACAACCGCGAAGGCGATGAGCAGCGAGAACTCGACTGCCCTCATCTCTTCcaccgcgcctgcgcggttAGGCTTACGTCCCTTCCGCAGCGTCTGGGAGCCGGCGTGCGGTGCTTCTGCCACGACTTCGTTCCTCGCTCGGCGTTTTGCGGTGAGACTCAAGGGGAAAACGACCGCTCAAAGGACACCAGCCAGTGTGTGAGCGAgtctcctgcggcgtcgtTCCTTCCAGGCGGGAGCCAGCTGGAAAGCGGTacgtcctcgctctctctctcgtttttGCCCTACTACAACGGCTTCGCCACGagcgccgctctcgaggaGAGCCGCCACGtcgacgccgagaaggacctcgcctcctgctcgctcttcttctcttcagacgcatgcggcggcgacgggtcCGTCGCGTCGGACGTCGTGCGAACCTGTGGAACGGCGACGCTCGCGTTAccccggcgtctccgcctcctggtTCGAGACGTGGtggtcgcgctcgcgcatcTGCAAGAGCTGCAAATTCGCATCGCCCTGCAGGAGCCGCCCTCTACGCAGGCGAGTCTGTCGGGTCAGAAGAGAGTCGAGAAGctcgagggaggcgcgcgagaagagagagccaGCGAGGGGGGAGCGAAagcgctcgcctcgcagagTCCTCTCAAGTCGTCGTTCATCTTCTCTCCCGAGGACTTTGAGGttcgagacgaagaaggcaggACCGCGATGAGTCTGGCCTCCCGTGACTTGCACCCGCGGGGAGGGGACGAGGCACAGTCGCAGGTCGCTGTGGTTGCGGACATATTCGCCGAGTCGGTCCTTGAGAAATTCATATCCTTCTCTTCGAGAGACATACTGGattcccgccgccgcctgtattcggctgcggctgctgagcTCATCCTCTTTatctgctgcagcggagcgacgacgcgactGAGGGAGGGGCAActccgcgcagaggagacgaggtgcaggcgcgtcggcgaCCTTTCGGCAGCAGACAATaagctccgcgcgctgccttgTCTGCTTCAGCATGTGCTGTCCCTCTtgggcgagcgcagcggcgttgCGAACTTGCTTCCTGCcgagctgcgcagagagcgacggctgTCTGAAGTGGATGTTTTGGATCGTTCGGTCTCAGTCGCGGAGCACGAAGGccgagagaagcgagaagcgaagggTTCCGatgctgctgcgcaggggcccgccgcgcccctgcTTCTGCTCGCCGACGTCTTGCTCCACCCCTTCTTCTGGTCGCCGCAAAAGCGGCTCGATTTCGTTGAGAAGCTCCAGTTTTTCCTGGACGAGGCCGCCCCCAGAGGGAAGCGgtccttcgcggccgcctcgagcgcctctgACCGaccggcgctcgccgcgtcgctgtaCGATTTCTCGCCCTTCGCTTCCAAGAAGATGAAAGACTCACATCGCCGTGTGCAGCAAGAGACGATTCGAAGAGACTCCCGGGCAATTGCGGAGAAGCTCGCGCAAGGCTGGAACAAGAAAGTCCACGCCGCTCTCTTGCGCGCAGCGGCCCCCGCCCAGCCGTCAGGCGCAGGTGGAGAGAGCAGAAAAGCAGGTCTCCCTGGGGACGCGCCGACGTCGGCTTGCGCCTTCTCGAACGACTTGtgcggccttctccgcttcaTCAAGTC CCTGCGATCGTCGGCGCTGGCCGTCTGCCTCAACCTGCTGACAGCGCCTGCAGTCGCTGAGTTGCTCCAGATGCATCCAGTGGCGGGCGACTCgggtcgccgcgcaggcgagaggcgcgcccgaCATGCGCTTTTGCAAGAATTCGACAGCGTCCTTCTGGAGCAGATGAACCGAGTTCACCCCTGTTTGTTCCTGTTTCTGTTTTCGCACGTTGTTTCCGAACTTAGAGGCGACCCCGACGCCGATCGG gtGTTTGGCTTCCTATCCGAATTTTTACTCACGGGCAAAGGCTTCCAGGAGAGCTTCAGCGTCGAGAAACTCCTGTGA
- a CDS encoding hypothetical protein (encoded by transcript BESB_003460) translates to MADAASLAEGFPRAAGDKAARQAPPATAGLDLKAASGPLSYKAVAARAVSQIRGVGAPRSAHSDSEESESRGRRFLSPVPAAGVLAQPGDEKERIGCERSGGAAGKTGGAPSSRGNGCRPKNVRTAQSASPHPAKKTREAADSFAFGGDADRDLLGGRRPARSG, encoded by the coding sequence ATGGCTGACGCAGCGAGTCTCGCGGAGGGcttcccgcgcgcggcaggcgacaaggcagcgcgccaggcgccgcccgcgaccgcAGGACTTGATCTCAAGGCTGCGAGTGGCCCTCTGAGCTACAAAGCCGTGGCCGCGCGGGCGGTTTCGCAGATTCGCGGGGtgggagcgccgcgcagcgcccacAGCGACtcggaggagagcgagagccgGGGACGGCGCTTCTTGTCGCCGGTtcccgcggcgggcgtgcTTGCGCAGCCTGGggacgagaaggagagaatCGGATGCGAGCGAagtggcggcgccgcagggaagactggaggcgcgccgagctCTCGCGGGAACGGATGCCGCCCGAAAAACGTCCGCACTGCCCAGTCGGCCTCGCCTCACCCCGCCAAAAAGActcgcgaggccgccgacagcttcgccttcggcggcgacgcggaccGCGACCTGCTCGGGGGGCGAAGgccggcgagaagcggctgA